A stretch of the Streptococcus suis genome encodes the following:
- a CDS encoding tRNA (adenine-N(1))-methyltransferase, with the protein METKLSKRLETVADFVPQGARLVDVGSDHAYLPLFLVEQKRIDFAIAGEVVQGPYQSALQNVELAGRSDMIQVRLANGLAAVEEQDQISAVTIAGMGGRLIADILEAGKEKLGSVERLILQPNNREDDVRNWLVQNQFKLIAEEIVEENDKIYEILVAQKGSMDLTATQLRFGPFLSIKHSPVFQKKWLKELDKLSMALEQVPHERQGDRSAISQKMDQIKEVLHVSKERH; encoded by the coding sequence ATGGAAACAAAATTATCAAAAAGACTAGAAACAGTCGCAGATTTTGTGCCACAAGGGGCACGATTAGTTGATGTAGGGAGTGACCATGCTTATCTCCCTCTTTTTTTGGTAGAGCAGAAGCGCATTGATTTTGCCATTGCTGGTGAGGTCGTCCAAGGTCCCTACCAGTCAGCACTCCAGAATGTTGAGTTGGCAGGTCGGTCTGATATGATTCAGGTTCGACTGGCCAATGGGCTTGCTGCCGTAGAAGAACAAGATCAGATTTCAGCGGTGACAATAGCTGGTATGGGAGGGCGTTTAATTGCCGATATTTTAGAAGCTGGAAAAGAAAAGTTGGGTTCGGTTGAGCGGCTCATTTTACAACCGAACAATCGAGAAGATGATGTTCGGAATTGGTTGGTTCAGAATCAATTTAAGCTCATTGCTGAGGAGATTGTAGAAGAGAACGATAAGATTTATGAGATTCTGGTAGCACAAAAAGGTTCAATGGACTTGACAGCTACTCAATTGCGCTTTGGTCCTTTCTTATCAATTAAACATTCCCCTGTTTTTCAGAAAAAGTGGCTTAAGGAGTTGGATAAGCTGAGTATGGCTTTGGAACAAGTACCTCATGAACGCCAGGGTGATCGCTCCGCTATTTCCCAAAAAATGGATCAAATAAAGGAGGTTCTTCATGTTAGCAAAGAACGTCATTGA
- a CDS encoding adenine phosphoribosyltransferase, translating to MNLKDYIATIPDYPKEGIEFRDISPLMADGNAYSYAVREIVQYATDKQIDMIVGPEARGFIVGCPVAFELGIGFAPVRKPGKLPREVISADYEKEYGVDTLTMHADAIKPGQRVLIVDDLLATGGTVKATIEMIERLGGIVAGCAFLIELDDLKGREAIGNYDYKVLMHY from the coding sequence ATGAACTTAAAAGATTACATCGCAACCATTCCTGATTATCCAAAAGAGGGGATTGAATTTCGTGATATTAGCCCATTGATGGCGGATGGAAATGCTTACAGCTATGCTGTACGTGAAATCGTTCAATACGCAACGGATAAACAAATTGATATGATAGTTGGTCCAGAGGCGCGTGGCTTTATCGTTGGTTGTCCAGTTGCCTTTGAATTGGGAATTGGTTTTGCACCGGTTCGTAAACCAGGTAAGTTACCACGCGAAGTTATCTCAGCTGATTATGAAAAAGAGTATGGTGTAGATACATTGACCATGCATGCTGACGCCATCAAACCAGGTCAACGCGTGTTGATCGTAGATGATTTGTTGGCCACTGGTGGTACTGTTAAAGCAACGATTGAAATGATTGAAAGACTTGGTGGGATTGTTGCTGGTTGTGCCTTCTTGATTGAACTTGATGATCTTAAAGGTCGTGAAGCCATCGGAAATTACGACTACAAGGTCTTGATGCACTACTAA
- a CDS encoding homoserine O-succinyltransferase, with amino-acid sequence MPIKIEKSLPAVDILKKENIFVMDSDRASHQDIRPIKILILNLMPQKIVTETQLLRLLANTPLQLEVEFLYMASHESKNTHSDHLEQFYKTFEQVKDSYFDGLIVTGAPVENLPFEAVDYWSELVSVLEWSNNHVFSTLHICWGAQAGLYARYGVQKHNMNRKLSGIYRQDVVKNTNPLMRGFDDDFQSPHSRYTEVKAADISHLNDLEILSCGEEVGLSILASKNLREVYSFGHLEYDRDTLAKEYQRDCLAGKNPHIPENYFRNDDPSTRPALSWNLPAAQFFTNWINYAVYQETPYDWKLFEDSALSASL; translated from the coding sequence ATGCCAATTAAAATTGAAAAATCATTACCGGCAGTAGATATTTTAAAGAAAGAGAATATTTTTGTAATGGATAGCGATCGTGCTAGCCATCAGGATATCCGTCCCATAAAGATATTGATTCTAAATCTCATGCCTCAGAAAATTGTGACGGAGACTCAGTTGCTCCGTCTTTTGGCTAATACGCCATTGCAATTGGAAGTGGAATTCCTCTACATGGCGAGTCATGAGTCAAAAAATACACATTCAGACCATTTAGAACAATTTTACAAAACGTTTGAGCAGGTCAAGGATTCCTATTTTGATGGCTTGATTGTAACTGGAGCACCAGTAGAAAATCTGCCATTCGAAGCAGTTGATTATTGGTCTGAACTTGTATCTGTATTAGAATGGTCGAATAATCATGTTTTTTCAACCTTGCATATCTGTTGGGGAGCGCAGGCTGGACTCTATGCTCGATACGGAGTACAAAAACATAATATGAATCGCAAGCTTTCAGGTATTTATAGACAGGATGTTGTCAAAAATACAAATCCATTGATGCGTGGATTTGACGATGATTTTCAATCGCCGCATTCGCGATACACAGAGGTGAAAGCTGCTGATATTTCTCATTTGAATGACCTTGAAATTCTTTCATGTGGTGAGGAAGTCGGCTTATCGATTTTGGCAAGTAAGAACTTGCGTGAAGTCTATAGTTTTGGTCATCTGGAATACGATCGCGATACCCTTGCAAAAGAATACCAGCGAGACTGTTTAGCTGGAAAAAATCCACATATCCCTGAGAATTATTTCAGAAATGATGACCCATCAACCAGACCTGCTCTTTCATGGAATTTGCCTGCTGCTCAATTTTTTACTAATTGGATAAACTACGCGGTCTATCAAGAAACACCGTATGACTGGAAACTATTTGAAGATTCTGCCCTTTCAGCGAGTCTATAA
- a CDS encoding DnaD domain protein, with protein sequence MNYSQQFRQGNVVIPAALLFHYKELFSSADDFLIWQFFFYQNTSHLESLAPSEVAQATGKTVAQVNQAIENLQESGLLEFKTISIAGEIEMIFDALPALEKLDVLLEPKQPVEMVRTENDLKTLVGDFERELGRFLSPFEIEDLQKTVEDDKTSVDLVRAALKEAVFNNKTNWKYIQAILRNWRREGITTVAQVEAKNIERDIQNPKNVTVSSDFLDAMNLWKE encoded by the coding sequence ATGAATTATTCACAGCAATTTCGACAAGGGAATGTAGTCATTCCTGCAGCTCTTTTGTTTCACTACAAAGAATTATTTTCATCAGCAGATGATTTTCTCATCTGGCAGTTTTTCTTTTATCAAAATACCTCACATTTGGAATCTTTAGCCCCTAGTGAAGTTGCTCAGGCCACAGGAAAAACAGTGGCACAAGTCAATCAAGCAATTGAAAACCTGCAAGAATCTGGGCTATTAGAATTTAAAACGATCAGTATCGCAGGAGAAATCGAAATGATTTTTGATGCACTACCTGCACTTGAGAAATTAGATGTACTATTAGAACCAAAACAACCTGTTGAAATGGTTCGGACTGAAAATGATTTGAAAACTTTGGTTGGAGATTTTGAAAGGGAGTTGGGTCGTTTCCTATCCCCATTTGAAATTGAAGATTTACAAAAAACGGTTGAAGATGATAAAACTTCTGTTGACTTGGTTCGAGCTGCTTTGAAAGAAGCTGTTTTTAACAACAAAACCAATTGGAAATATATCCAGGCTATTTTGCGAAACTGGCGACGTGAAGGAATAACAACAGTGGCACAGGTAGAAGCTAAAAATATAGAAAGAGACATCCAGAATCCTAAGAATGTAACTGTCTCCAGTGATTTTCTTGATGCAATGAACCTCTGGAAAGAGTAA